From one Lotus japonicus ecotype B-129 chromosome 3, LjGifu_v1.2 genomic stretch:
- the LOC130744400 gene encoding uncharacterized protein LOC130744400, with amino-acid sequence MSIKIWYECFMWLGISIAQLPSPREHLLQFASSGLSKTQKSGEIAIWMATIWVIWTLRNRTVFNNINIADLDMAHIIELIQVKSWQWIPAQIWSRLVLTYWDMFGNYLGRFIKYGYIPA; translated from the exons ATGTCTATTAAGATATGGTATGAATGTTTTATGTGGCTGGGTATCAGTATTGCACAACTACCTTCTCCAAGAGAACATTTGCTGCAATTTGCATCTTCAGGGCTAAgcaaaactcaaaaatcaggGGAGATTGCTATTTGGATGGCAACAATATGGGTAATTTGGACGTTGCGCAATAGGACTGTCTTTAATAACATTAATATTGCTGATCTGGATATGGCTCACATTATAGAATTGATTCAAGTGAAGTCATGGCAATGGATTCCTGCACAG ATTTGGAGCAGATTGGTACTCACCTATTGGGATATGTTTGGGAACTATCTTGGAAGGTTCATCAAGTATGGGTACATACCAGCATGA
- the LOC130744401 gene encoding uncharacterized protein LOC130744401, with protein MLVDWANGMNLAVESVPADGSMGGLVTLWKAGYFDVLNVIKNQRFLILIVRFPNITEPYLLANVYGPIRDDERGNFFAELGLHLNNFCGPIAIGGDFNATLHDSERKGSGNVSGSDQFFKLFVENYHLIDLPLRNGEFTWTTTKNGGLWSKLDRWLVNDDLILTFNGAAQSAEEWNVSDHRAVTLSVGSRDFGPKPFSFFNHWLLEEGFKDFVEEWWSSTVVEGWSSFALMQKLKGLRTKIREWRSSKGV; from the coding sequence ATGCTGGTTGACTGGGCTAATGGTATGAACCTTGCAGTGGAATCCGTGCCTGCTGATGGGTCTATGGGTGGACTGGTGACACTCTGGAAGGCTGGCTATTTTGATGTGTTAAATGTGATCAAAAACCAAAGGTTCTTAATCCTGATTGTCAGATTTCCCAATATTACTGAACCCTATCTACTGGCTAATGTCTATGGGCCAATTCGTGATGATGAGAGGGGAAATTTCTTTGCTGAACTTGGTCTTCATCTAAATAATTTTTGCGGTCCTATAGCGATTGGAGGAGATTTTAATGCTACATTACATGATAGTGAAAGAAAGGGGTCAGGCAACGTTAGTGGTAGTGATCAATTTTTCAAACTCTTTGTGGAGAACTACCATCTGATTGATCTACCTTTGAGGAATGGTGAGTTTACGTGGACTACCACGAAGAATGGCGGGCTCTGGAGCAAATTAGACAGGTGGTTGGTTAATGATGATCTGATACTAACTTTTAATGGAGCAGCACAATCGGCTGAGGAATGGAATGTCTCCGATCATCGCGCAGTAACTCTGTCAGTGGGGTCTAGAGACTTTGGACCCAAACCATTTAGTTTCTTCAATCACTGGCTGCTAGAGGAGGGCTTTAAAGACTTCGTGGAGGAGTGGTGGTCTTCTACGGTTGTGGAAGGTTGGTCGAGCTTTGCTCTGATGCAGAAACTGAAGGGCCTTAGAACCAAAATCCGAGAATGGAGATCCAGCAAAGGGGTTTAG